One segment of Poecile atricapillus isolate bPoeAtr1 chromosome 5, bPoeAtr1.hap1, whole genome shotgun sequence DNA contains the following:
- the TMBIM1 gene encoding protein lifeguard 3, translating to MSQPSAPPAYDDKNPLYPPPPGGYPQPPHYAGGYPQPGGYPAGAGYAQPGGYPAAGGYPHPGMAMPTMPMRFGDSGLGDGSPFQSVDWDDRKVRHSFIRKVYAIISLQLLVTVGIISVFTFVDPVRSFVQRNAAIYYASYAVFLVTYLVLACCQGPRRRFPWNIILLSIFTLAMGLMTGTIASMYQTKAVLIAMLITAIVAIVVTIFCFQTKVDFTSCPGLFCVLGIVVMVTGIITAIVLSFKYVPWLHMLYAAIGAIAFTLFLAYDTQLVLGNRKNTLSPEEYVYGALTIYTDIIYIFTFLLQIVGRD from the exons ATGTCGCAGCCCAGCGCACCCCCGGCCTACGATGACAAGAACCCCCTCTACCCCCCACCCCCTGGGGggtacccccagcccccccactATGCCGGGGGGTACCCGCAGCCTGGGGGATACCCTGCGGGGGCAGGGTACGCACAGCCAGGGGGGTATCCAGCAGCAGGGGGGTACCCTCATCCGGGCATGGCCATGCCCACCATGCCTATGCGGTTTG GTGACAGTGGCCTTGGGGATGGCTCTCCCTTCCAATCAGTTGACTGGGATGATAGAAAAGTCCGGCACTCCTTCATCCGCAAG GTCTATGCTATcatctccctgcagctcctggtaACGGTGGGAATCATCTCTGTGTTCACCTTTGT TGACCCTGTCCGCTCCTTCGTCCAGAGGAATGCTGCCATCTACTACGCCTCATA TGCTGTATTCCTGGTGACCTACCTGGTGCTGGCCTGCTGCCAGGGTCCCCG GAGACGCTTCCCCTGGAATATTATCCTGCTGAGCATCTTT ACACTGGCCATGGGGCTGATGACAGGCACGATTGCAAG CATGTACCAGACAAAAGCTGTCCTGATTGCCATGCTCATCACCGCCATTGTGGCCATCGTTGTGACCATCTTCTGCTTCCAGACCAAG GTTGATTTTACATCGTGTCCGGGGCTATTCTGTGTGCTGGGCATTGTGGTCATGGTGACCGGGATCATCACTGCCATCGTCCTCTCCTTCAAATAT GTGCCCTGGCTCCACATGCTGTACGCAGCCATCGGGGCCATCGCATTCACACTG tTCCTTGCCTATGACACCCAACTTGTGCTGGGGAACAGGAAGAACACACTGAGCCCTGAGGAGTATGTCTATGGTGCCCTCACCATCTACACTGACATCATCTACATCTTCACCTTCCTCCTGCAGATAGTGGGCCGGGATTAG
- the PNKD gene encoding probable hydrolase PNKD, producing MAAGPGGAAAAAAAAGARGLGAACLRLLRRAAAALMAFAAPLLFRLGYSLYARTRLGYLFYQRQVKKARERYPHGHSVPQPYCFPGVKILPIPVLSNNYSYLVIDTGSSHAAVIDPSDPLAVQAAIEEEGVMLEAIFCTHKHWDHSGGNEALCQKHNSCKVYGSALDAIPQLTNPLADREKVSVGCLTFEALATPGHTVGHMVYVLDGGPFGSPPCLFSGDLLFLAGCGRPFEGSPETMLASLDVAMGLGEDTLLWPGHEYALECLTFASLLEQDNSALEQKLQWAVQQRQEKRSTCPSTLGEEQTYNPFLRTHRPELQEALGLWQGMGEDPDAFRARVLKEVRRRKDLYQAT from the exons ATGgccgcggggcccggcggggcggcggcggcggcggcagcggccggggcgCGCGGGCTCGGGGCCGCCTGCCTGCGCCTCctccgccgcgccgccgccgcgctcaTGGCCTTCGCCGCCCCGCTGCTGTTCCGCCTGGG GTACAGCCTGTACGCCCGCACACGCCTGGGCTACCTCTTCTACCAGCGGCAGGTGAAGAAGGCCCGTGAGCGGTATCCGCACGGCCACTCCGTGCCCCAGCCCTACTGCTTCCCTG GGGTGAAAATCCTGCCTATTCCTGTGCTCTCCAACAACTACAGCTACCTGGTCATCGACACTGGCTCCAGCCATGCAGCCGTCATCGACCCCTCTGACCCACTGGCTGTACAG GCTGCCATTGAAGAAGAGGGGGTGATGCTGGAGGCCATAttctgcacacacaaacactg GGACCACAGCGGAGGGAACGAGGCACTCTGccagaagcacaactcctgcAAGGTGTATGGCAGTGCTCTCGATGCCATCCCACAGCTCACCAA CCCACTTGCAGACAGGGAGAAGGTGAGCGTGGGCTGCCTGACCTTCGAGGCGCTCGCCACGCCTGGCCACACTGTGGGACACATGGTCTATGTGCTGGACGGGGGCCCCTTCGGCAGCCCCCCCTGCCTCTTCTCCGGGGACCTCCTCTTCCTTGCTGGCTGTG GCAGGCCGTTTGAGGGCTCCCCTGAGACCATGCTCGCCTCCCTGGACGTGGCCATGGGCTTGGGTGAGGACACGCTGCTTTGGCCAG GCCACGAATATGCACTGGAGTGCCTGACCTTTGCCAGCCTCTTGGAGCAGGACAATTCTGCGCTGGAGCAGAAGCTGCAGTGGGCAGTGCAGCAACGCCAGGAGAAAAGGAGCACG TGCCCCTCCACGCTGGGGGAAGAGCAGACCTACAACCCCTTCCTGCGGACCCACcggccagagctgcaggaggcacTAGGACTGTGGCAGGGCATGGGGGAGGACCCGGACGCCTTTCGTGCCCGCGTCCTCAAAGAAGTGCGGAGGCGCAAGGACCTCTACCAAGCCACCTAG